The genomic stretch TTTCCCTCATAATCTGTATACTGCGAAAGCTTCTTCGTCGATGGATTGTAAGATTTAATATCCGGGTTATACTCTCCTTTATAACGTTTTCGGTGGGCAAAGTTCTTGCTTTCCCAAGTTTCGTTGAAATAGATCTCACCTGTTTTGGGTTGGACCACCGCTCCGTGAACGGTATTAAAATAATGTGGAAAAAGTCGCTTTGGAGTAGCTCCGTTTAGGTCTATTTCATAAGATGAAAAGTTATTATAGCGATTAGAAGTAAAATAAATCCTATCACTTTCCCAGCTCCAGGACTCCACCTCATCGGCACCGTCATGAAAGGTCAGCTGTCGTATCTCTCCTCCTGTCATTGGCATGACAAAAACATCCTTATTCCCAAATTGCTCTGCGGTAAAGGCCAGCCATTTACCATCCGGCGACACGGCCGGTCTGCTTTCTATCCCTTCCATAGCAGTGAGTCGCATAGCCGCACCTCCTTCTACCGGTACTTTCCATAGATCTCCTTCAAAGCTGAACACAATTTCTTTGGCATCGGGAGTCAGCGTGGGATCGAGGACAAAATACGGAGATGTACTACTTTGCCCACTTGCAAATTGAGTAAAGGAGAGTAGACACAAAATCAGGTAAAGATTTTTCATAATGTTAAGATTGGAGACATAGGATATACATATTAAAGATAATGTGGATATCCACATAGACTACAGTTGCCCAAAATAATTACACATACGGGCTTATTATGTGTTGTCTGTCAGCCTAGTCGGCTTTTGGAATCCAAAGCAACCTATTGATATTGTGATTAGCCGCAATGATGGCAGTAACCATATTCTCTTTGCTGTACTGGACTGAAGACCGAAGACGCCTGTCTGCCGGCAGGTAGGGGTGACCGAAGTAGCCTTGACGCTAGTGTTTTCCGAATCCTATGATGCTTTTATTGTATTACTGGCAGAAAAGCGGATATACATGATTTTTATTATCCAGTTTCTACTTTTTACTATTCAAGTAAGGTTTGCCGTAAAAAAAAACCTGTCGGTCAGGACAGGCTTTAATAAACGTGCAATTTACTACTATTACATTGGAGGCAGGATTACTGTATCAATAACATGTACTACACCATTATCTGCGACTATATCTGCAGTGGTCACAGTGGCATTATTGATCATCGCTTTGCCATCCATCAAGGTAACCTTTAAAGAGCTTCCCTCTACAGTTTCTGCCATTTGACCATTTTTTAGGTCAGATGCCATGATCTTGCCCGGTACCACATGATAGGTAAGTATTTTTACCAGCTGAGCCTTATTCTCTGGTAGAAGTAGGTTTTCCACAGTTCCTTCGGGGAGCTTTGCAAATGCTTCATTAGTAGGGGCGAAAACTGTAAATGGGCCATCCCCTTGCAAGGTCTCTACCAAATCCCCCGCTTTGACCGCCGCAACGAGTGTGGACAAGAAATCCTGGGACATGGCAAGTTCGACGATGTCAGCATCAAACTGGGGTTCATGAACTGATTCAGTTCTACTGGTAAATGAGGATGCCACGACCAGCGTCAAGAGCATCAATACGACTCCGAAATTTTTCATTTTTGTTGTTATTTAAAAGTGTGATTGCTAATACATGCTATAAACAACCAGCCTAACCAATTGTTTATCAAATTTTTACAAGGCTCCTCGATTTAACGGTTTATTCAATAAAAGCCACTTAAAAACAAGAGAGTAGGTGGGATAACATAGGTATATCAAGAAAATCCAGATATTTGGAAATGCAAATCAAACTGATAGCAATAGGCAAAACCGATAACAAAGCCATCATTGAGCTAATAGAGGAATATAGCAAGCGGCTGAATTTTTACATCAAATTTGAATTTGAAGTCATACCAGACCTGAAAAACACAAAATCCCTGTCGGAAATCTTGCAGAAAGAAAAGGAGGGGGAATTAATCTTAAAAAAGCTGGTACCTTCTGATGAGTTGATCTTGCTGGATGAGCGGGGGAAAAGCTACAATAGCATGGATTTTTCCGTATATCTCCAAAAGAAAATGAATTCGGGTCTTAAGCAACTGATCTTTATAATAGGAGGGCCATATGGCTTTTCTGATGAAGTTTATGCCCGTGCTAATGGTAAGCTCTCCATTTCCAAAATGACTTTTTCACACCAGATGATCCGTCCTTTTTTCATAGAGCAATTGTATAGAGGGTTTACCATTCTGCGCAACGAACCTTATCATCACGAGTAACCATTCATTTGACAGCTTTAAAGGCAGAAAAATCTGTGTTTTAATAGAGTAAAAACACAACTGGCATTAACCCAATGTTAAGTTTTGCATGCCTATGTGTTTTAATGTTATCAAATTGTTAACTTTAGGCAACACCGCTCGTAGTATTAGTAACATTAGCTTCATCCAGGATGAAAAAGGCATTTCTCACATATCTCCTTTTAGCAGCTGTTGCCTTTCTGGCAAAAGCACAGAAGGATATAGGGAATTTGGACGAGTTGCCTTTTGACAGCAATACCGAAATGGAGCTGTGGAAAGCAGGACAAGAAAATTCTTTCTTACTCTTTAGAGCGGTTCATCCAGACAGTCATATTTCAGATGAAAAATGGGTTGAGTTGCTGGCGGTTTTAGATAAAAAGTACGACAAAAAAGGCGCTCACCTTAGTGTACTTCGTTCCATATTCGAAAAATCCCACCAAAAACTTTTTACGACTTACGAACAACATTCCACTTTCAATGACATGCTGTTTGAAGGCAAATATGACTGTGTAAGTGCTTCTGCGGCTTTAGGGCTGCTTTTGGATCGCTATGGATATGAATACAAGGTGGTGGAGACGGATTACCATGTTTTTATCGTGGTACACCATGAAGGGAAAGACATCATCTTGGAGAGCACCCTTCCTATAGGAGGCATGATCACAGCGCCTACAGAGGTGGCATCCTATCTAGAAGGATATAAAGCCGATGATCAGGTACAGCTGAAATCACTAAACCAGCGATTAGGCGCTCCTAAAATTGACCTATCGGACAATGCTATATTCAGAAAAGTCAATCTCACTGAGCTGGCTGGATTACAGTATTATAATGACGCCATTGCTCATTTTAATGAACAGGACTTTGAAAAAGCCTCTAAACAATTGAGCAAGGCTCTGAAGCTATACGATTCTGGGCGCATAGAAGGGCTAAAGGAATTGGCCGATGAGCAGGGCAGATTAATGGCAAGCTCCAATTAGGGCACGCTGAAATACCGCTCCCATGAAAAATGCCCTATTCGGTGAAAAGGGCATTGAGTAAATTTAATGATGATGGTGCCCATCTGGCCCATGGGCATGCCCATGTTCTAGCTCTTCGGGAAGTGCATCACGCACTGAGATGATTTTACCTTCAAATAACAGATCATACCCGGCAAGCGGAGGATTGAAATCCATGTGGACACCTTTATAATCAATCTTGGTGATCTCTCCCCGTATCTGCCCTCCCTTATGATCCTGCATGGGAATCACATTTCCCACACGTAGTAGATCTTTATTTTTCTTACCCTTTTCTTTGAAATTTGCTTTGGGAATAATCGTTTTCTTCTCTTCAATATAGTCACCATATGCATCTTCATAGCTCAAGTCTGCTATAAAAGTATCTCCGGCAGCTTTACCTAATAACGCCTCTTCGAATTTAGGGAAGACTTCACCTGCATTGAATAAAAAGTAAAAGGGTTTGTCTTCAGGCACAGACTCGTAAGGAACCATCCCTGTCTCTCCATCATTTACTTTCAGTTCATAGCACACCGCTACCACTTTATTCTTTTCTACTTTCATTTGTTTATAATTGACATTCGATGGCCATTCCAGCACCGGTGATTATGGACAGGAGAGTAATTTCTCCTTATTCACTCAGATTTCTAGTTTCTCCCTATCTTGTATCTTTTTCCTATTGGAAAATATAGGTTAAACCCACTTGACCAACAAAGTTTTTACGGTCATAACCAGGCACAAAATACTGATCAGGATTATTCTCCAGATACCACTTGTAGTTTAGGGTATTCACATATTGTAGTCGGGCATTGAGCAATACACTTCCGATTTTCCAGTCGCCTATCAAGGAAGGTACCAGATCAACATATTTGTTTCTCCAATCCTTGGAAGCTTCATATCTATAGTAATAGTAATCATTGTTATAGACAATTCTCTCCATTTGGAAACCGATTCTGTTCATCTGATTTACCCAAGCAAGTTCCAGAAAGATGACATTGCTCCCAGGGCCATTGCCAGCACCCAATACCTGTCCGTTGTGCGTATAACCATCCACCACGTGACCATGGATATACCAAGTATCCAGATTTCTGATGTCTTCCCGTATGGTCTGTCCCGTCTGGGTCATTTCTGAACTGATCTGGAAGTAATGACCCGGTTTTTTCAAACTCATGAGATGTGAAAACCCAAATGTAAATGCCCTTCCAGACTCTGGAGTCAGCATAAAATCACTCAGCCTGCGGTCATTGTCGCGGGTTCCATATTCCCCGTAGAACTCAAAGTGTCCTTCCGGGCTCAACCATCTAAAAAATCCGGAGCTAAACTGCTGCCTTTTATCCTGTATGGGATCTACAATATTCTGGGCTTTTTTCCTGCCGTTGAAAACAGGGATAATATCCCCCAAGGTAGATATATCATCCTGATACAGCTGACTTGTAGATGCATAACCCAAGAAAAGCCCGGGAACCCATTTAGGCTGGTAAGTAAAGATCAAACCGGATAAAAATCGCTGACTGTCCTCAGGTTTGGGAATAAGCACACTGTTTTCCTGAATCCTGTATGTCGGCCAAGGGGGCAGATATCCAGAGGATTTCAAAAAACCACCGATCATCTGTCCTTCAAATGCCCCTATGGCAGTTTTAACCGGTTTGCGGGTATTCGCAGTAAAGTGTATAAAACCAGGAGCATTATTGCCAAGCAAAAGTGAGTTTCTCCTTCCAGGGCCCCACCAGAGGTTTTCTGAAGAAACTCCCACGGAATACTCTCTAAAGTTATAGCGGATGCTGGATTGTCCAAGATAGGCTTGGACATAGGTACCTTTACCAAACTGCTCCGGCATGTCAATCCGGTTCATATAGTCATAATAATATAAGATACTCAGCTGATGCTCCAGAGGAAAACCTAAGTAATCCCTGTTTTGGGCGACCAACAATTCAGGCTGGAACTGTACACTCAATCCCCCATATTCCATATAGGCACCGGGACTGAGGATGGTCTGAACCCCACGATTGGGAATAAAAGCACCGTCATTGACCCCAAACGCATAGGTGGAATTATACTGAAGCTTGACCACTGCCGGCATCATCAAAAATGTCCCTTTATTATCTTTTCCAAACCGGGTATGCACAGTGGACAGATCCATATCTACCACGGAGCTATCCAGATCAAAGCCATATTTTATACCAAAAGCAGATGTAGGGTATAGTGGCCTGATCATAAAAGAGGAAGCTGAATCTATGTCTCCGAGCAATTGGGCACGCCGTAGGTAATCATCCAGCACTGGAGTTCCCACAGGCACAGTCTGGGCAGAAGCATAGTGACTGAGCAAAAGAAACAGCAAATAAGCTCCAAAACCCTTATTCAATAATTTACTTGTCTTCATCATGATTAATTCACGGTAAGGGCTTCAACGGTAATACCTGCAATCGACCAGGATTCATCGCATATTGGATCAGGAGAATTTGTGGCCAACAGTTCCGCATTCATATATATCCGGGCACTGGAATTACTATGTTCGATTATTTTAGAAAAACGGTACCTAGTCGAATACGCTGGGTCAGAACTGAATAGGCATCGCCCGGGCATGTTTGTCTGGATTGCGCCGGTTTTCGGTCTGTTTGTTTTGGAAAAAGTATCCGGAAAAGACTGGTAGAGGCAGTAAGTGGATTCACAGGGAGTATTGGAAAAGGTGGTTCGGAAAACTTCTTCCGAATCTACCCCAAAAAACCATTGATCAGGCCCTCCTACGCCATCAGATGAATTTCCATCCCAGGTATCATGTATTAAAATCTCTAAGGTGATTTTCAGGAGATTGTGGGAAGGTAAATCTTTCAGATTCAATGCAACTTCCTCGTTATGATAATATCCTGCCAGGGTATCATCTTCAAAAACGAAAAGTCTGCCATTTTCAAAGCCTTCCAGGTTTAAATCGGAAAAATCGTTGGAATATACTACTTGCTCCATCTCCAGTGTGTCGGCACAGGAGAAAAATGAAAATATGACAAAAAGCGGAAATAATCTCCTTGCTCCTTGGTACCAAATATTACAATTCATCAAATTCAGTTAGTTAAGAAAATTTAACCCAACAAAGAAACAAAAAAGGAGCCAAAATAGGCTCACCAAAAGATCTCTATTTTATCTCTAGGCTATAAAAGGTTTTGCTATTTTTGGGTTGAATATAAAAGCAAGAGATGTCTAGTTTTACTATAGTCGCCGGTGCGCGTCCCAATTTCATGAAAATAGCACCAATCATCCATCAACTGACCAAAAAACAGAAAGAAGGTGTTGAAGTCAGCTTCCGTTTGGTACATACCGGACAGCATTATGACAAAAAGATGTCTGGGGATTTTTTTGAGCAGCTGAATATTCCCGAACCTGATGCAAATCTGGGAGGCGGCGGTGGTACACAAGCTGAACAAACTGCTGCGATTATGGTCGCTTTTGAAAAGGAATTGATGGAAAACCGCCCAGACATAGTCCTGGTAGTGGGAGACGTCACCAGTACACTTGCTTGCTCTATCGCTGCCAAGAAGCTTCAGATCGATGTGGCCCATGTAGAGGGAGGAATTCGTTCAGGAGACCTTTCTATGCCGGAAGAAATCAACAGGATGGTGACCGACAGCATCACGGATCATTTTTTCACTACTTCCGAGATTGCTAATGAGAATCTAAGGAAAAGCGGTTTTGGCCAAAACAAAATCCATTTTGTGGGGAATACGATGATAGATACCCTGATGGCACAGATGCCAAGGTTCCAGAAACCGGAAGGAGAGATATTCGCAGGTCTGGAACAAGGCAAGTACTTTGTCATGACCATGCACCGTCCTGCCAATGTGGATCAGGAACAAAACCTGAAAGCCATGATCGATGCGATTCTGGATGGGACAAATGGGCTTCCTATCATATTTCCAGTTCATCCTCGCACTGCTAAGAACCTACAATCAATTGGAATTGACGCTCCAAATCTTCATATGTGTGACCCCTTGGGATATCTGGAATTTAATTTTCTGGTGAAAAATGCTAAAGGAGTAATCACTGATTCCGGGGGAATAACAGAAGAAGCATCAGTGATGAACGTGCCTTGTATCACCCTCCGTGACAATACAGAACGACCTGAAACAATCGATCTGGGCACCAATGAACTAGTGGGAACTGATCCTTCCAAGCTTAAGCCCTATCTGGACAAGATCATGAAGGGCGAATGGAAGAAGTACCAGGGAATACCAATGTGGGATGGAAAGACCGCAGAACGGATCGTGGATATATTGATCGCATCTTATACGGCAACGTGATATGGAGGTGGACAAAAGAATTGCTTTTCTTGTAGAAAAGTTAAACCTCATACCACATCCAGAAGGTGGGTTTTATTCCGAGACTTACCGGTCTGAAACCAGCATTGTAACTGAGACGGGGAAAAGAAACCTGAGTACCGCTATTTATTTCCTTCTTACCTCTGACAATGTATCCAAATTTCATAGAATCAAGAGCGACGAGCTA from Algoriphagus sp. NG3 encodes the following:
- a CDS encoding fasciclin domain-containing protein: MKNFGVVLMLLTLVVASSFTSRTESVHEPQFDADIVELAMSQDFLSTLVAAVKAGDLVETLQGDGPFTVFAPTNEAFAKLPEGTVENLLLPENKAQLVKILTYHVVPGKIMASDLKNGQMAETVEGSSLKVTLMDGKAMINNATVTTADIVADNGVVHVIDTVILPPM
- the wecB gene encoding non-hydrolyzing UDP-N-acetylglucosamine 2-epimerase, with translation MSSFTIVAGARPNFMKIAPIIHQLTKKQKEGVEVSFRLVHTGQHYDKKMSGDFFEQLNIPEPDANLGGGGGTQAEQTAAIMVAFEKELMENRPDIVLVVGDVTSTLACSIAAKKLQIDVAHVEGGIRSGDLSMPEEINRMVTDSITDHFFTTSEIANENLRKSGFGQNKIHFVGNTMIDTLMAQMPRFQKPEGEIFAGLEQGKYFVMTMHRPANVDQEQNLKAMIDAILDGTNGLPIIFPVHPRTAKNLQSIGIDAPNLHMCDPLGYLEFNFLVKNAKGVITDSGGITEEASVMNVPCITLRDNTERPETIDLGTNELVGTDPSKLKPYLDKIMKGEWKKYQGIPMWDGKTAERIVDILIASYTAT
- a CDS encoding FKBP-type peptidyl-prolyl cis-trans isomerase — translated: MKVEKNKVVAVCYELKVNDGETGMVPYESVPEDKPFYFLFNAGEVFPKFEEALLGKAAGDTFIADLSYEDAYGDYIEEKKTIIPKANFKEKGKKNKDLLRVGNVIPMQDHKGGQIRGEITKIDYKGVHMDFNPPLAGYDLLFEGKIISVRDALPEELEHGHAHGPDGHHHH
- the rlmH gene encoding 23S rRNA (pseudouridine(1915)-N(3))-methyltransferase RlmH, which translates into the protein MQIKLIAIGKTDNKAIIELIEEYSKRLNFYIKFEFEVIPDLKNTKSLSEILQKEKEGELILKKLVPSDELILLDERGKSYNSMDFSVYLQKKMNSGLKQLIFIIGGPYGFSDEVYARANGKLSISKMTFSHQMIRPFFIEQLYRGFTILRNEPYHHE
- a CDS encoding capsule assembly Wzi family protein; this translates as MMKTSKLLNKGFGAYLLFLLLSHYASAQTVPVGTPVLDDYLRRAQLLGDIDSASSFMIRPLYPTSAFGIKYGFDLDSSVVDMDLSTVHTRFGKDNKGTFLMMPAVVKLQYNSTYAFGVNDGAFIPNRGVQTILSPGAYMEYGGLSVQFQPELLVAQNRDYLGFPLEHQLSILYYYDYMNRIDMPEQFGKGTYVQAYLGQSSIRYNFREYSVGVSSENLWWGPGRRNSLLLGNNAPGFIHFTANTRKPVKTAIGAFEGQMIGGFLKSSGYLPPWPTYRIQENSVLIPKPEDSQRFLSGLIFTYQPKWVPGLFLGYASTSQLYQDDISTLGDIIPVFNGRKKAQNIVDPIQDKRQQFSSGFFRWLSPEGHFEFYGEYGTRDNDRRLSDFMLTPESGRAFTFGFSHLMSLKKPGHYFQISSEMTQTGQTIREDIRNLDTWYIHGHVVDGYTHNGQVLGAGNGPGSNVIFLELAWVNQMNRIGFQMERIVYNNDYYYYRYEASKDWRNKYVDLVPSLIGDWKIGSVLLNARLQYVNTLNYKWYLENNPDQYFVPGYDRKNFVGQVGLTYIFQ